A genomic window from Vigna radiata var. radiata cultivar VC1973A chromosome 2, Vradiata_ver6, whole genome shotgun sequence includes:
- the LOC106776135 gene encoding dof zinc finger protein DOF5.4-like, which produces MQDIHSICGGDRRLRQHHHHHQPLKCPRCDSLNTKFCYYNNYNLSQPRHFCKNCRRYWTKGGVLRNVPVGGGCRKSKRSNKPKTTAHNTNDSSSNNNNPSPSSQIAPANASTTPSAAERERNSNSHSSSESSTLTVTEAMSAPTSNTLSSNALFLDNVRESKLFANANNPSLEGGGVFSEIGSFTGLIASNNEALGFGFGNCSNNNGNGNSNSNILDATTFRFGVTHPQGNNNDEVQVAGGGEQQQNHHEEFGTASFLDLTAPVEFCSLAQKSGNEGGFGSLDWQGGADQGLFDLPNSVDQTYWSHSHWSDQDNPSLFHLP; this is translated from the coding sequence ATGCAGGATATACATTCCATCTGCGGCGGTGACCGCAGGCTCAGacagcaccaccaccaccaccagccGCTAAAGTGTCCGCGCTGTGACTCACTCAACACCAAGTTCTGCTACTACAACAACTACAACCTCTCCCAGCCACGCCATTTCTGCAAGAACTGCCGCCGCTACTGGACCAAAGGCGGCGTCCTTCGCAATGTCCCCGTCGGCGGTGGTTGCCGCAAGTCGAAACGCTCCAACAAACCAAAAACCACCGCCCACAACACCAACGAtagcagcagcaacaacaacaatccTTCCCCTTCCTCGCAGATCGCTCCGGCAAACGCGTCCACGACGCCGTCTGCTGCGGAGCGGGAGCGCAACTCGAACTCCCACTCCAGCAGCGAAAGCTCCACCCTAACCGTCACGGAGGCGATGTCGGCGCCGACATCGAACACTTTGTCTAGCAACGCTTTGTTCCTGGACAACGTCCGCGAGTCGAAGCTGTTCGCTAACGCTAATAACCCCTCTTTGGAGGGCGGTGGCGTTTTCTCTGAGATAGGGAGCTTCACCGGCCTCATTGCTTCAAATAACGAAGCATTGGGGTTTGGGTTTGGGAATTGCAGTAATAACAACGGGAACGGCAACAGCAACAGCAACATCCTCGATGCGACGACGTTTCGGTTCGGCGTTACTCATCCGCAGGGGAATAATAATGATGAGGTACAAGTGGCGGGTGGTGGAGAGCAACAGCAGAATCATCATGAGGAGTTCGGTACGGCGTCGTTTCTGGATCTGACGGCGCCGGTGGAGTTTTGTTCGTTGGCGCAGAAGAGTGGTAATGAGGGAGGGTTTGGGTCGTTGGATTGGCAAGGCGGTGCGGATCAAGGTTTGTTTGATCTCCCTAACAGCGTTGATCAAACATACTGGAGTCACAGTCATTGGTCCGATCAAGATAATCCCTCTCTCTTTCACCTTCCTTga